GTGCCCACCAGCCTGTAGGCCTCCCTGATAAGGCCGATGAGCTCGATGTCCTTCATCCGAGGCTCCCGCTCCCTGGCGAACTCCAGGAGGTCGCCCACTATCCCCCTCACCCGTATCGTCTGCCCCGCGATGTCATCGAGGATTTCCTTCACCTCCGCGGAGGCCTCCCCGCCAAGCTGCCTCCTCAGGACCTGCGCCGAGATGCCGATGTTGTTCAGGGGGTTGTTCAGCTCATGGGCCACGCCGGCGGCCAGGGTGCCGATGGCGGCGAGTTTCTTGGACTGCAAGAGCTCCTTGTTTTTCTCGTGAAGCTCCTCCTCCCACCGGCCGAGCTGAACGGCCATGAGCCTGAATTTCTCGACGAGCCTCTCCACCTCGTCTTTCCCGCCCGTTTCGGCCCGGGAGGCGGGCATGGAGGAAGCATACTTCTCACCGATTTTCTCCACGGAGTCCGTCAGCGTCTTCAGCCTCCGGACAACACCGCTGCTTATGTAAAAGAGAGCGCCGACGCCGAAAAGCAGAAACAGGGGAAAGACCACCAGTATCGCCCCCTGGGAGAGGCGGATGCCCTTTTCGGCCCTCTCCCTGGCGGACTTGTCCAGCTCCTTGGACACCGCGATTATCTTCTCGCCCGTCTCCCGGAGCATGTCTATGTCGGACGCGAGTTTCCTGAGTTTCCGCGTGAGCGGGTGGTCCGGGGGCAGGGCGTATACATCCTCAAGGAATTGGGCCGCGTAAAGCGGCCTGTCCCGGAAGCTCGCCTTTACAATCTCGGCGAACTCCCTGTGCGGGACGAGAGCCTCCAGTTTGCCGAATTCTCCGGATACATCGGTGAGCAGGCCCTCTATGGTCCCGAACCGGCTTTTGTATTCCTCAACGAGCCTTTGCAAACGGGCGGAGGGGGACGGTGCAAGATTTTCCGTAACGGCCTCCAGCTGAAACAGATAATCATGTATGGCCGCGGACTCCTCGGCCGCCTTGTCGGGGTAAAGGAAAAAGTTCTTCTCGTGCCTCCTCAACTGGAGGGATTTGCTCCTGATGGTGTCGGTCACTTCGAG
The sequence above is drawn from the Nitrospirota bacterium genome and encodes:
- a CDS encoding ATP-binding protein, whose amino-acid sequence is MRKKIIFSFFISACIIAILVVFESVNFVEVRNEIRSLEVTDTIRSKSLQLRRHEKNFFLYPDKAAEESAAIHDYLFQLEAVTENLAPSPSARLQRLVEEYKSRFGTIEGLLTDVSGEFGKLEALVPHREFAEIVKASFRDRPLYAAQFLEDVYALPPDHPLTRKLRKLASDIDMLRETGEKIIAVSKELDKSARERAEKGIRLSQGAILVVFPLFLLFGVGALFYISSGVVRRLKTLTDSVEKIGEKYASSMPASRAETGGKDEVERLVEKFRLMAVQLGRWEEELHEKNKELLQSKKLAAIGTLAAGVAHELNNPLNNIGISAQVLRRQLGGEASAEVKEILDDIAGQTIRVRGIVGDLLEFAREREPRMKDIELIGLIREAYRLVGTSADTTGVRFVLDAGADRVPLRADPDQLERVFVNLFTNAVSAMEGHGELVVKIASEEDRLILWVSDTGRGMSEEDREKVFDPFFTRKEKGTGLGLAITLNIVKKHGGNISVVSEEGVGTAFEIRLPRRTA